Proteins from one Rubripirellula tenax genomic window:
- a CDS encoding dioxygenase family protein, translated as MSRSPISRRSVLAAGSMTLFATPGLFAEELSVTPRLTEGPFYPDHLPLDQDNDLILIKDSTTAAVGEITHLTGKILTSAGSPVRNATIEIWQCDANAVYLHSRDSDKKKQQQDQHFQGFGKFETDSTGEYRFRTIKPVPYPGRPAPHIHIKIKQNDRDVLTTQLMIRGHEGNARDGVLRGTGEGVNRDLLMGDFKPVPDSKIGEYACSFNIVLGQTPDDRQIQQR; from the coding sequence ATGAGCCGTTCGCCTATCTCCCGTCGGTCTGTGCTAGCAGCTGGCTCGATGACATTGTTTGCGACCCCAGGATTGTTTGCGGAAGAGTTATCCGTGACGCCCCGATTGACCGAAGGGCCGTTCTATCCCGATCATCTGCCCTTGGATCAGGACAACGATTTGATTCTTATCAAGGACAGCACGACTGCGGCGGTGGGCGAGATCACGCACCTGACCGGAAAAATCTTGACGTCCGCTGGGTCGCCTGTGCGGAACGCGACGATCGAGATCTGGCAGTGTGATGCTAACGCCGTCTACCTGCACTCGCGCGACAGCGACAAGAAGAAGCAACAGCAAGATCAGCACTTCCAGGGATTCGGAAAGTTCGAAACGGACTCGACCGGCGAATATCGTTTTCGCACGATCAAGCCGGTCCCCTATCCCGGTCGCCCGGCGCCCCACATTCACATCAAGATCAAGCAAAACGATCGCGACGTTCTCACGACGCAACTGATGATCCGCGGTCACGAGGGCAACGCGCGCGACGGAGTGTTGCGAGGCACCGGCGAAGGCGTCAATCGAGACCTGCTGATGGGTGACTTCAAGCCTGTGCCAGACTCGAAGATCGGCGAGTACGCATGCAGCTTCAACATCGTCCTTGGTCAAACGCCCGATGATCGCCAGATTCAGCAGCGTTAG
- a CDS encoding PepSY-associated TM helix domain-containing protein: protein MTHSARNPIRHFAALWSRWLHIYLSLLSLAAILFFSITGLTLNHPDWFFSESTTEQSGTLDVSLLNNGTAPPIDWDQSDFAHQIDKLEVAELLRSRHKLRGTVTDFFGYEEDAELTFQGPGYTAIARIMRPSGEYTVAVTTNDLVSIFNDLHKGRNSGRAWSVVIDISAIVSALVALSGLMLIFFLRVRRTKGIITAIAGVGAVGVMYYIAIS from the coding sequence ATGACACATTCCGCGCGGAATCCCATTCGACATTTTGCCGCTTTGTGGAGTCGCTGGCTGCATATCTATTTGTCGTTGCTCAGTCTTGCGGCGATCCTTTTCTTCAGCATCACAGGGCTGACGCTGAACCATCCCGATTGGTTCTTCAGCGAGAGCACCACCGAGCAATCGGGTACGCTCGACGTGTCGCTGCTGAACAACGGCACGGCGCCACCGATCGATTGGGATCAGTCGGATTTCGCACATCAAATCGACAAACTAGAAGTCGCGGAGCTGTTGCGTTCGCGACATAAGCTGCGTGGCACCGTGACGGATTTTTTTGGCTACGAAGAGGACGCCGAACTGACCTTCCAAGGGCCCGGATACACCGCGATTGCGAGAATCATGCGTCCCAGCGGCGAATACACGGTCGCCGTCACCACCAACGATTTGGTTTCGATTTTCAATGACTTGCACAAGGGACGAAACAGTGGCCGGGCGTGGTCGGTCGTCATCGACATCTCGGCGATTGTGTCAGCGTTGGTTGCGTTGAGCGGTTTGATGCTGATCTTTTTCCTGCGAGTCCGCCGCACTAAGGGGATCATCACCGCAATTGCCGGAGTTGGTGCAGTCGGCGTGATGTACTACATCGCCATTTCCTGA
- a CDS encoding DUF2271 domain-containing protein — protein sequence MKSSFPSTLFLVFIAYFAPFSATPSVSEEFEFHHENVLGSSLELRLTTDTIENAKAAQSVALNELDRLAEVFSSYSSTSEFAKFCSLEIDEAMLVSPELLRTLQACDQWGVVSGGAFSPAMESLSRIWNDAQQTGKSPTPETLASKVRAVSTKHWRIDPIANRVTRLTAEPLTLNAIAKGTIIDGVCKRVLAECDRVTGIVVNIGGDVRVAGDSTHIISIADPKSDAIGSAPIGKLAIRGQSVATSGSSERGFVIDGTSRSHLIDPRTGQPMQTTISATVIAKDAETADVLATICSVLPIAESIAMVNSLRDVECLLVTATGFMSQSLNWPGDVISNADDTSDAKAKHEMLVEISISKPDESRRYRRPYVAVWIEDKDGFPIRTLGLFLMADNPGPRWHRDLRHWYASDQMRRLVDDKLLIGTISKPTRNPGRYKFAWDGNDDSGNTVRPGSYTLYVEAAREHGTYQVMKYPFEFGDKPFEATLPGNIEIEAATVTFK from the coding sequence ATGAAATCCTCGTTCCCGTCGACACTGTTTTTGGTGTTCATTGCATATTTCGCACCCTTTTCCGCGACGCCGTCGGTGTCCGAAGAGTTCGAATTCCATCATGAAAACGTCCTCGGCAGCTCGCTAGAACTTCGGCTGACCACCGATACGATCGAGAACGCAAAGGCGGCCCAGTCCGTGGCCCTGAATGAACTTGATCGACTTGCCGAAGTATTTAGCAGCTACAGTTCCACAAGCGAGTTTGCAAAATTTTGTTCACTCGAGATCGACGAAGCCATGCTGGTTTCGCCTGAGTTGTTGCGGACGCTGCAAGCCTGCGATCAGTGGGGTGTTGTGTCCGGCGGTGCTTTCAGCCCGGCCATGGAATCTCTATCGAGAATTTGGAACGACGCTCAACAAACCGGCAAGTCGCCGACGCCCGAAACGCTCGCGTCAAAAGTTCGCGCGGTCTCCACAAAGCATTGGCGAATCGATCCGATCGCCAATCGAGTCACGCGACTGACCGCCGAACCTTTGACGCTTAACGCCATTGCGAAGGGAACCATCATCGACGGCGTTTGCAAACGCGTGCTCGCAGAGTGCGATCGAGTGACAGGGATCGTTGTCAACATTGGTGGTGACGTTCGAGTCGCTGGTGATTCGACACACATCATTTCGATCGCCGATCCGAAATCCGACGCCATTGGTTCGGCGCCGATCGGAAAACTGGCCATCCGAGGCCAGTCCGTCGCGACCAGCGGAAGCTCTGAGCGAGGCTTCGTGATCGACGGAACCTCTCGCTCACATCTCATCGACCCGCGCACTGGCCAACCGATGCAAACGACGATCAGTGCGACGGTGATCGCGAAGGATGCCGAAACGGCGGATGTATTAGCGACGATTTGCAGTGTGCTGCCGATCGCAGAGAGCATTGCGATGGTCAATTCGCTCCGCGACGTCGAATGTCTGCTCGTGACGGCTACGGGCTTTATGTCCCAAAGCCTGAATTGGCCCGGCGACGTGATCTCAAACGCGGATGATACGAGCGATGCGAAAGCGAAGCACGAGATGTTGGTTGAAATTTCAATCAGCAAACCCGACGAGAGTCGTCGCTATCGCCGCCCCTACGTCGCGGTTTGGATCGAAGACAAAGACGGATTTCCTATCCGGACGCTTGGACTGTTTTTGATGGCAGATAATCCTGGCCCGCGTTGGCACCGCGACCTCCGCCACTGGTACGCGAGTGACCAGATGCGAAGACTCGTTGACGACAAGTTACTGATCGGTACGATTTCAAAACCGACGCGAAATCCAGGACGATACAAGTTCGCTTGGGATGGAAACGACGACAGCGGAAACACCGTTCGACCCGGCAGCTATACCTTGTACGTCGAAGCCGCTCGTGAACACGGCACCTATCAAGTGATGAAGTATCCGTTCGAGTTCGGCGACAAGCCGTTCGAGGCGACGTTGCCTGGAAACATCGAAATCGAAGCCGCTACTGTTACGTTCAAATAG
- a CDS encoding prenyltransferase/squalene oxidase repeat-containing protein: MHSSQIAFVIPPPARSIVVHHPRQPTPPPIASPPKADRRQFRWRTEPITNATQANVGQTHCLPAFPSRRAAEGRRLAWWKPRMAKVKQRVKDSPSWLISLVVHLVLLLVLALISTSSGKVGRLLLTIRQGDDRATTELVEFSIDPIDVNDFPIEDAWEPAIDVDISPVSVLANVELSSLSLAPELAVASAATATSEEESSSKVAMMFRGRTGAMKQKLLREAGGTQATEDAVSLGLEWLKRQQHKGGSWSLTGPYADGARSENRVSATAMAMLAFMGSGSTHRSGPYQKELWQAVRWLVKQQDRQGFMVAQANEHEKMYAQAQAMIALCELYAMTGDSWIRPYAQASCDFACRAQSPQGGWRYRPRYDSDTSVTGWFVMGLKSAEAAGLDIDPYVWPRVEKYLDSVSARSTDNYYAVGYSYKVGDITSPSMTAEGLLCRQYMGWQRNMPGMAEGLGALAQNHPIDTGDPDVYYWYYATQSLHHFGGPLWTQWNEKLKVALPAEQELRGREKGSWDPMNDAWGRHAGRLYTTCFSLYCLEVYYRHMPLYDPDEVTQADEEI; encoded by the coding sequence ATGCACTCTTCTCAAATCGCCTTCGTCATTCCGCCGCCGGCGCGATCCATCGTCGTGCATCATCCACGGCAACCGACTCCGCCGCCCATCGCGTCACCGCCAAAGGCGGATCGACGTCAATTCAGATGGCGAACGGAGCCAATCACCAACGCGACTCAAGCGAACGTCGGCCAAACCCATTGCTTGCCCGCATTCCCATCGCGACGGGCTGCGGAGGGTCGACGCCTGGCCTGGTGGAAACCGCGGATGGCGAAGGTTAAGCAACGCGTCAAGGACTCGCCGTCCTGGTTGATCAGCCTGGTTGTACACTTGGTTCTATTGCTCGTCCTTGCCTTGATTTCGACGTCGTCGGGAAAAGTCGGACGCCTTTTGCTGACCATTCGCCAGGGCGACGATCGCGCGACCACCGAACTGGTCGAGTTCTCGATCGATCCGATCGACGTCAACGATTTCCCCATCGAAGATGCGTGGGAACCGGCGATCGATGTCGACATCAGTCCGGTCAGTGTTTTGGCGAACGTCGAACTCTCGTCGCTTTCGCTGGCGCCTGAACTGGCCGTGGCGTCCGCCGCAACCGCGACCAGCGAAGAAGAGTCCTCGTCCAAAGTCGCAATGATGTTCCGTGGGCGGACGGGAGCAATGAAACAGAAACTGTTGCGTGAAGCGGGCGGAACTCAGGCGACCGAAGACGCCGTTTCGTTGGGCTTAGAGTGGCTGAAGCGGCAACAACACAAAGGCGGAAGTTGGAGCCTGACGGGGCCCTACGCCGACGGAGCGCGCAGCGAGAATCGGGTCAGTGCAACCGCAATGGCGATGCTCGCGTTCATGGGATCCGGCAGCACGCACCGCAGCGGGCCGTATCAAAAAGAACTTTGGCAAGCCGTGCGATGGTTGGTCAAGCAACAGGATCGCCAAGGGTTCATGGTCGCTCAAGCCAACGAGCACGAAAAGATGTACGCACAAGCTCAGGCCATGATCGCGCTGTGCGAACTCTACGCAATGACCGGCGACTCGTGGATTCGACCGTACGCTCAAGCATCATGCGACTTTGCCTGCCGCGCCCAATCACCCCAAGGTGGTTGGCGGTACCGGCCACGATACGACAGCGATACGTCCGTGACGGGTTGGTTCGTGATGGGACTTAAGAGCGCCGAAGCGGCTGGTCTTGACATTGATCCCTACGTTTGGCCCAGGGTTGAAAAGTATCTCGACTCGGTCAGTGCTCGCTCCACCGACAACTACTACGCCGTCGGCTACTCCTACAAAGTCGGCGACATCACATCGCCGTCGATGACCGCCGAAGGCTTGCTGTGTCGCCAATACATGGGTTGGCAGCGAAACATGCCGGGCATGGCCGAAGGCTTGGGCGCGCTGGCACAGAATCATCCGATCGACACTGGCGATCCCGACGTTTACTACTGGTATTACGCAACGCAATCGCTGCATCATTTCGGTGGCCCGCTTTGGACACAGTGGAACGAAAAGTTGAAAGTCGCATTGCCCGCCGAACAAGAACTGCGAGGCCGTGAAAAGGGCAGCTGGGATCCGATGAACGACGCCTGGGGCCGACACGCCGGACGCCTCTACACGACTTGCTTTTCGCTGTATTGCTTGGAGGTGTACTACCGCCACATGCCGCTGTACGACCCCGACGAAGTCACCCAAGCCGACGAAGAAATCTAG
- a CDS encoding matrixin family metalloprotease yields MFRKPKPSQRKRRLAAEPLEGRRLLAASLGWDGPGQGSAALTYYVANSPNSLSQTETNAAIATALDAWSSAADITFTPTNQPGLRDSIDISFVNIDGPAGTLAQAYFPDDVNPARIAGDIQFDISEAWEVGNSLGRQAFDLVYVAVHEIGHSLGLDHTSELDSVLAPFVSANEAFTSLDAADAAAIQGLYAAADGVTTTDTPVVETTVDETPNTDPTDTGDTDNQPFPRNRWRRGGRWHRFGGRLEAENVFLNYINPTDVNGDSQTSALDALMIINQLSRSSSGGNADDAEIVGLCDTNGDGSVTALDALTVINAMNTNSVASVTTTNITETDTTETVDNTEEFDDTETTDQTIDDGGAIDDTDVEGVDDQDGDDENCHQDGHHRSDAIHVGLFGKNAESLISRFDTDGDGALSQSEVPTQLLDKLTELEVDSDADGLITLDEWNVAMELARQEAFAAKDSDGDGLLAEAEVTSRFWANFSAADIDGDGGISFGELDVFVEERETELTGTREHRHVRRSSNEEIFSQLGSDRPQRSRGRR; encoded by the coding sequence ATGTTCCGAAAACCGAAACCAAGCCAACGAAAACGCCGACTTGCCGCCGAACCACTCGAGGGTCGTCGACTGCTGGCCGCCAGTCTCGGTTGGGACGGACCTGGCCAAGGCAGTGCCGCGTTGACGTACTACGTCGCCAATTCACCGAACTCGCTTTCCCAAACCGAAACGAATGCCGCAATTGCCACGGCACTTGATGCGTGGTCCAGCGCGGCGGATATCACGTTCACGCCCACCAACCAACCGGGGCTTCGTGATTCGATCGACATCTCGTTCGTCAACATCGACGGCCCCGCGGGAACGCTCGCTCAAGCGTACTTCCCGGACGACGTGAACCCTGCTCGCATCGCTGGCGATATTCAGTTCGATATATCCGAAGCGTGGGAAGTCGGTAATTCACTCGGCCGCCAAGCATTCGACCTCGTCTACGTTGCCGTTCACGAAATCGGACACTCTCTTGGACTGGACCACACCAGCGAACTCGATAGCGTGCTGGCTCCGTTTGTTTCCGCCAACGAAGCCTTTACCAGCTTGGACGCTGCGGACGCCGCTGCGATTCAGGGCCTTTATGCGGCCGCCGATGGCGTGACCACGACGGACACCCCCGTGGTCGAGACGACCGTTGACGAAACCCCCAACACGGACCCGACTGATACCGGTGACACGGACAACCAGCCGTTTCCTCGCAATCGTTGGCGACGAGGTGGACGCTGGCACCGCTTTGGCGGACGACTCGAAGCAGAGAACGTTTTTCTGAACTATATCAATCCGACCGACGTCAACGGCGACAGCCAGACATCCGCACTCGATGCGTTGATGATCATCAATCAGCTCAGTCGATCGTCGTCGGGCGGCAATGCCGATGATGCAGAAATCGTTGGTCTATGCGACACCAACGGTGACGGCAGTGTCACCGCGCTCGACGCGTTGACCGTGATCAATGCAATGAACACGAACTCGGTAGCGTCGGTCACCACGACGAATATTACAGAAACGGATACGACCGAAACGGTTGACAACACCGAAGAGTTTGACGACACCGAAACGACGGATCAAACGATCGACGACGGCGGTGCGATTGACGATACCGATGTCGAAGGCGTGGACGACCAGGATGGGGACGACGAGAACTGCCACCAAGACGGACATCATCGCTCGGACGCGATCCACGTCGGACTGTTCGGTAAGAATGCAGAATCTCTGATTTCACGTTTCGACACCGACGGCGATGGCGCGCTGTCACAGTCGGAAGTTCCAACGCAGTTGTTGGACAAGCTGACGGAACTGGAAGTGGATTCCGACGCCGATGGGTTGATCACGCTTGACGAATGGAACGTCGCGATGGAATTAGCACGTCAAGAAGCGTTCGCGGCAAAGGACTCCGATGGCGACGGACTGTTGGCCGAAGCCGAAGTGACTTCACGTTTCTGGGCCAATTTTTCGGCGGCTGATATCGACGGTGACGGTGGAATCTCGTTCGGCGAACTCGATGTGTTCGTTGAAGAACGAGAAACCGAACTGACCGGAACACGCGAACACAGGCATGTCCGACGTAGCAGCAACGAAGAAATCTTCTCGCAACTGGGGTCCGACCGACCGCAACGATCACGCGGTCGTCGATAG
- a CDS encoding B12-binding domain-containing radical SAM protein, protein MAKIAIINPTFEVSYWGLEHAQQIMGKRANMPVASLPLLAALTPAEHEVTLVDENVEELNFDQLAQFDIVGITGMSVQRFRMDEIVNELESRGAFIVVGGPWVTVEEEWFDSRVDAIFIGEAETTWPQFLIDWQSGNHQRRYEQAEKTDMSTVPTPRHDLLKNKHYMFGNLQFSRGCPFQCEFCDIIVTFGRKPRIKQASQIIKELECLRKLKIHIAFIVDDNLVGNKKAIKPVLEEVAKWQERHGYPIVFSTEASLDMCEDDELMELMARANIQSVFIGIESPDEESLKETKKFQNVRARGGTILEKIHQIQDFGIEVWCGLIVGFDNDTPAIFATQQKFLKESRIAHAMIGLLHAIPKTPLYDRLKAENRLDLAIEHEFGTNVIPKQMTREQLRDGYLETMRDAYEPETYFDRLDQLFVHDGFKFRTFETPHFRKHRWLRIRQHSFFLVGFLYVFWKLMRGIPDADLRRTYRARIFNAMWKRWTYPPVCFFYAIKCAMHYHHHKMTTDMIQSPDKFVSSYGKAMRTDKKQTCNTPHVVTLPPPQDSQAKPVEMLQ, encoded by the coding sequence ATGGCCAAGATTGCGATTATCAATCCGACGTTTGAAGTTTCTTATTGGGGACTCGAGCACGCCCAGCAAATCATGGGCAAACGAGCCAACATGCCGGTCGCGAGTCTTCCCTTGCTCGCGGCACTCACGCCAGCAGAACACGAAGTCACTCTGGTCGACGAGAATGTCGAGGAACTGAACTTCGACCAATTGGCACAGTTCGATATCGTTGGGATCACGGGGATGAGCGTCCAGCGGTTTCGTATGGACGAGATCGTCAACGAACTTGAATCTCGCGGTGCCTTCATCGTGGTTGGCGGCCCCTGGGTAACGGTCGAGGAAGAATGGTTCGATTCGCGAGTCGACGCAATCTTCATCGGCGAAGCCGAAACAACGTGGCCTCAATTCCTTATTGATTGGCAATCCGGTAATCACCAACGTCGTTATGAACAGGCCGAAAAGACCGACATGTCGACGGTCCCCACGCCACGACACGACCTGCTCAAAAATAAGCACTACATGTTCGGCAACCTCCAGTTCTCGCGAGGTTGCCCGTTCCAATGCGAATTCTGTGACATCATCGTCACATTTGGTCGCAAGCCTCGCATCAAGCAAGCGTCCCAGATTATCAAGGAACTGGAATGCCTTCGCAAATTGAAAATTCACATCGCATTCATTGTCGATGACAATCTCGTTGGCAACAAAAAGGCGATCAAACCGGTACTCGAAGAAGTCGCAAAGTGGCAAGAACGGCATGGCTACCCGATTGTCTTCAGCACCGAAGCGTCGCTGGACATGTGCGAAGACGACGAACTGATGGAACTGATGGCGCGCGCCAACATCCAGTCCGTCTTCATCGGAATTGAAAGCCCGGACGAGGAGTCGTTGAAGGAAACGAAGAAGTTTCAAAACGTTCGAGCTCGCGGCGGCACGATTCTGGAAAAGATTCACCAGATCCAAGATTTTGGCATCGAAGTCTGGTGCGGCCTGATTGTTGGCTTCGACAATGACACACCCGCGATTTTCGCGACACAACAGAAATTCCTTAAAGAGTCTCGCATCGCGCACGCGATGATCGGCTTGCTCCACGCGATCCCGAAGACTCCGCTCTACGATCGGTTGAAGGCGGAAAATCGATTGGATTTAGCGATTGAGCACGAGTTTGGAACGAACGTGATCCCCAAACAGATGACCCGTGAACAACTTCGCGACGGCTATCTGGAAACCATGCGTGATGCCTATGAACCGGAAACATACTTTGATCGCCTTGACCAGCTTTTCGTTCATGACGGCTTTAAGTTCCGAACGTTTGAGACACCGCACTTTCGCAAGCATCGTTGGTTGCGAATTCGCCAGCACTCGTTCTTCCTGGTCGGCTTTCTCTACGTTTTCTGGAAGCTAATGCGAGGGATCCCGGACGCCGATTTGCGCCGCACCTATCGCGCGCGTATTTTCAATGCGATGTGGAAACGCTGGACGTATCCACCGGTGTGCTTTTTTTACGCGATCAAGTGCGCGATGCATTACCATCATCACAAAATGACAACGGACATGATCCAGTCACCTGACAAGTTTGTTTCTTCCTACGGCAAAGCGATGCGCACCGACAAGAAACAGACCTGCAACACACCTCACGTCGTCACCCTTCCGCCCCCACAAGACTCCCAAGCGAAACCCGTCGAGATGCTACAGTGA
- a CDS encoding ankyrin repeat domain-containing protein: MDGFRPIHLVAMPNRVEMIRFFVSQGVDVDSRTKACSVIDLPSEAGPLQGFGCTALMVSAAEGFLEATTCLLELGADPMAVSDEGHTAMDFAQRRFWDGQPYDRVIDLLKSM; this comes from the coding sequence TTGGACGGATTTCGGCCCATTCACCTAGTCGCGATGCCCAACCGCGTGGAAATGATCAGGTTCTTCGTTTCCCAAGGTGTCGATGTTGATAGTAGGACCAAGGCATGTTCTGTTATCGACCTGCCAAGCGAAGCCGGGCCGTTGCAAGGTTTCGGTTGTACCGCATTGATGGTCTCTGCCGCCGAAGGTTTTCTCGAAGCGACAACATGTTTGCTTGAGTTGGGCGCTGATCCAATGGCAGTAAGCGACGAAGGGCATACCGCGATGGATTTTGCTCAGCGGCGTTTCTGGGATGGCCAGCCGTATGACCGTGTCATCGATTTATTGAAAAGCATGTAG
- a CDS encoding polysaccharide biosynthesis/export family protein: MRLVADAGESAIGIDLPQGIEMTINKFIHTIAAASIIMLSTGCSSLGLSLFPTGHYLTEQSVEILKCSPRAAEIPRELSLGVEPVHYLHPGDMVLIEPVELDSEVRIPADQKILTDGTVDLGKFGRVVLAGHTVEGAEALIEQSIVASGEASEPINVRLLDPVHRFYVLGEVNSPGSYPLEGHESVLDGILAAGGLTSAAAPCKILLARPTMPTSCRVTLPVCYREITQLGDTTTNYQLQPGDRIFVATRTFCEDLMFWQADKTCERCCKCQKACLDPNMIARENPMGCVAVTPVSASIVTENAAVVRTEVVDVGTTSRPVAPSRLPDTNSNRSTLVDGELDFGDVDPMDRFEPLWITPSEPAESP, from the coding sequence GTGCGTCTAGTAGCAGACGCCGGCGAGTCAGCAATCGGCATAGATCTACCGCAAGGCATCGAGATGACCATCAACAAGTTCATTCACACGATCGCGGCCGCATCCATCATCATGCTGTCCACCGGGTGCAGTAGCCTGGGGTTGTCGCTGTTCCCGACCGGCCATTATTTGACCGAGCAGAGTGTCGAGATTCTAAAGTGTTCGCCTCGCGCGGCCGAAATTCCACGCGAGTTGTCGCTGGGCGTCGAGCCCGTGCACTATCTGCATCCCGGCGACATGGTCTTGATCGAGCCGGTCGAACTGGACAGCGAAGTGAGGATCCCGGCGGATCAAAAGATCCTGACCGATGGGACGGTTGATCTGGGTAAGTTCGGCCGCGTCGTGTTGGCCGGTCACACGGTGGAAGGCGCCGAAGCCCTGATCGAACAATCGATCGTTGCCAGCGGCGAAGCATCCGAGCCGATCAATGTTCGTTTACTCGACCCGGTCCATCGCTTCTATGTCCTGGGCGAAGTCAATTCACCCGGCAGCTATCCCTTGGAAGGTCATGAATCGGTTCTGGATGGAATCTTGGCCGCCGGCGGTTTGACCAGCGCTGCGGCGCCGTGCAAGATCTTGTTGGCGCGTCCGACGATGCCGACGTCATGCCGAGTGACGTTGCCCGTCTGTTACCGTGAAATCACGCAGCTTGGCGACACGACGACCAACTATCAATTGCAGCCCGGCGACCGAATCTTTGTTGCGACGCGAACGTTCTGCGAGGACTTGATGTTCTGGCAAGCCGACAAGACGTGCGAACGATGTTGCAAGTGTCAAAAAGCTTGTTTGGATCCAAACATGATCGCCCGCGAAAACCCGATGGGCTGCGTTGCCGTCACCCCGGTCAGTGCATCCATCGTGACGGAAAACGCCGCGGTTGTTCGTACCGAAGTGGTTGACGTTGGGACGACGAGTCGCCCGGTTGCTCCGAGTCGATTGCCCGACACGAATTCGAATCGCTCGACGTTAGTGGATGGTGAGCTGGACTTCGGCGACGTCGACCCAATGGATCGATTCGAGCCCCTGTGGATCACTCCGTCTGAACCCGCCGAATCGCCCTAA